From one Streptomyces sp. NBC_01478 genomic stretch:
- a CDS encoding NAD(P) transhydrogenase subunit alpha, with the protein MNNLDLLTAITVFVLSVLVGIEVISKVPATLHTPLMSGSNSVHGIVVIGAMLIAAESHTWLGYVLAFVAMVFGAMNVVGGYVVTDRMLEMFKARPAPGTPDKVTAGTRDKEV; encoded by the coding sequence ATGAACAACCTCGACCTCCTCACCGCGATCACCGTCTTCGTGCTGAGCGTCCTGGTCGGCATCGAGGTCATCAGCAAGGTCCCGGCGACCCTGCACACCCCGCTGATGTCCGGCTCCAACTCGGTGCACGGCATCGTCGTCATCGGCGCGATGCTCATCGCGGCCGAGTCGCACACGTGGCTCGGCTATGTCCTGGCCTTCGTGGCCATGGTGTTCGGGGCCATGAACGTGGTCGGCGGCTACGTCGTCACCGACCGGATGCTGGAGATGTTCAAGGCCCGGCCGGCCCCCGGAACACCGGACAAGGTCACCGCCGGTACACGGGACAAGGAGGTGTGA
- a CDS encoding DUF779 domain-containing protein has translation MPATVEYGTVGRVTATRAARKAIAALRAAHGSPVMFVQSGGCCDGSDPMCFPGGEFVLGDGDMLVGVVDGCTFHVNADQYEAHGRPFYVLDVEPGTPGGFSLAAGDGLHFVTRVKAPRCATT, from the coding sequence CCGCAACAGTCGAGTACGGCACCGTCGGGCGCGTCACCGCAACGCGTGCGGCGCGCAAGGCCATCGCGGCCCTGCGCGCCGCCCACGGCAGCCCCGTGATGTTCGTCCAGTCGGGCGGCTGCTGCGACGGCAGCGACCCGATGTGCTTCCCGGGCGGCGAATTCGTCCTGGGAGACGGGGACATGCTCGTCGGCGTGGTGGATGGCTGCACCTTCCATGTGAACGCGGACCAGTACGAGGCGCACGGCCGCCCCTTCTACGTCCTGGACGTGGAACCGGGTACGCCGGGCGGCTTCTCCCTCGCAGCCGGAGACGGGCTGCATTTCGTGACCCGGGTCAAGGCGCCCCGGTGCGCAACCACTTGA
- a CDS encoding NAD(P)(+) transhydrogenase (Re/Si-specific) subunit beta — MDTVSNAVHYVFLAAAACFVIGLHLMNHPRTARRGNTLSAGAMAVAIGGTVWLVVHESRITSTGWLVLVSGGLVGAALGLWAAREVKMTAMPQLVSVFNAVGGGAAALIAVNDLLQADHPAALGARVSLPGALSIVIGAVTFSGSLVAAGKLQGLVSGSPVVFPGARLLNVLLPASFAVGTVWLVLAPDSTTALYGLVVVALLFGVTMVLPIGGADMPVVIALLNAFTGSAVAMAGFVLDETALIIAGMLVSSSGGILTKLMADAMNRSIMNIVIGGFGTGDSAPTAVGADGAPAQVRAISVDDVAIQLAYARKVIFVPGYGLAAAQAQHELGDLAKLLTEHGVDVSYAVHPVAGRMPGHMNVLLAEANVPYTQLKEMDEVNPEFPQADVALVIGANDVTNPIARRPGNAISGMPILDVDKAKSVVVIKRSMGHGYAGVDNELYTDPKTGMFFTDAKKGLAELKAAVGEFVG; from the coding sequence ATGGACACCGTCTCCAACGCCGTCCACTACGTTTTCCTGGCCGCGGCCGCCTGCTTCGTGATCGGCCTGCACCTCATGAACCACCCGCGCACGGCCCGCCGCGGCAACACGCTCTCCGCCGGGGCCATGGCCGTCGCGATCGGCGGCACGGTGTGGCTCGTCGTCCACGAGAGCCGGATCACCAGTACCGGTTGGCTCGTCCTGGTCAGCGGCGGTCTCGTCGGCGCCGCACTCGGGCTGTGGGCCGCGCGCGAGGTCAAGATGACCGCGATGCCCCAACTGGTCAGCGTCTTCAACGCTGTTGGTGGCGGTGCGGCTGCCCTCATCGCGGTCAATGATCTCCTCCAGGCCGACCATCCGGCCGCGCTGGGCGCACGCGTCTCGCTGCCGGGTGCGCTGAGCATCGTCATCGGCGCGGTCACCTTCTCCGGCTCGCTGGTCGCGGCGGGCAAGCTCCAGGGCCTCGTGTCCGGCTCGCCGGTGGTGTTCCCGGGGGCACGCCTGCTCAACGTGCTGCTCCCGGCGTCCTTCGCCGTCGGCACCGTCTGGCTGGTGCTGGCCCCGGACTCCACAACTGCCCTGTACGGACTGGTCGTTGTCGCCCTGCTGTTCGGCGTGACCATGGTGCTGCCCATCGGCGGGGCCGACATGCCGGTGGTCATCGCCCTGCTGAACGCCTTCACGGGGTCGGCGGTCGCGATGGCGGGCTTCGTCCTCGACGAGACGGCACTGATCATCGCGGGCATGCTCGTCAGCTCCTCGGGTGGCATCCTCACCAAGCTGATGGCCGACGCCATGAACCGGTCCATCATGAACATTGTGATCGGCGGCTTCGGCACCGGCGACAGCGCCCCGACGGCGGTCGGTGCGGACGGAGCACCCGCTCAGGTGCGCGCGATCTCCGTCGACGACGTGGCGATCCAGCTCGCCTACGCGCGCAAGGTCATCTTCGTTCCCGGGTACGGTCTCGCCGCGGCCCAGGCGCAACACGAACTCGGCGACCTGGCCAAGCTGTTGACCGAGCACGGCGTCGACGTCAGCTACGCCGTCCACCCGGTGGCCGGCCGTATGCCAGGGCACATGAACGTGCTCCTGGCGGAGGCCAACGTGCCGTACACGCAACTCAAGGAGATGGACGAGGTCAACCCCGAATTCCCGCAGGCCGACGTGGCGTTGGTGATCGGCGCCAACGACGTCACCAACCCGATCGCCCGCCGCCCCGGAAACGCGATCTCCGGTATGCCGATCCTCGACGTCGACAAGGCGAAGAGCGTGGTCGTCATCAAGCGCTCGATGGGGCACGGCTACGCGGGCGTGGACAACGAGCTGTACACCGACCCGAAGACCGGCATGTTCTTCACCGACGCGAAGAAGGGACTGGCCGAACTGAAGGCGGCGGTAGGCGAGTTCGTCGGCTGA
- a CDS encoding NAD(P) transhydrogenase subunit alpha — protein sequence MGTVIVGAVRERAPGERRVALVPEAVTLLRRAGIDVLVEAGAGSGAWFTDADYTEAGATVVSPEELYARADAVLCVGPPDPESAEALRTGQTLIGLLEPLRHPALVDELTGRGVRTVSLDLLPRTLSRAQSMDALTSQANVAGYKAAVLAADSYDRFFPMLTTAAGTMRPAQFLVLGAGVAGLQAIATARRLGAVVSAYDVRPASRGEVESLGARFLDIQTSQAPEPGAEQTGYARELTEEEQQAQRAALNEHIARSDIVITTAQVPGRKPPLLVTAEVVGRMKSGSVVVDLAASEFGGNVEGTEADKTTVLDNGVTLIGAGRLPSAMATAASTAYARNLVALLRHLAPDGELVLDPTDEITAALTGGASQTGGASS from the coding sequence ATGGGAACCGTCATCGTAGGAGCCGTCCGGGAGCGGGCGCCCGGTGAACGCCGGGTCGCGCTCGTCCCCGAGGCCGTAACCCTCCTGCGCCGGGCCGGAATCGACGTCCTCGTCGAGGCCGGCGCCGGGTCCGGCGCCTGGTTCACCGACGCCGACTACACCGAGGCCGGCGCGACCGTCGTATCGCCGGAGGAGCTGTACGCACGCGCGGACGCCGTGCTGTGCGTCGGACCGCCGGACCCGGAGAGCGCCGAGGCGCTGCGCACCGGGCAGACCCTGATCGGCCTGCTCGAACCGCTCCGCCATCCCGCCCTCGTCGACGAACTGACCGGGCGCGGGGTCCGCACGGTCAGCCTCGACCTGCTGCCCCGCACCCTCAGCCGCGCCCAGTCGATGGACGCGCTGACCTCCCAGGCCAACGTCGCCGGCTACAAGGCGGCGGTCCTCGCCGCCGACTCCTACGACCGGTTCTTCCCGATGCTGACCACCGCGGCGGGCACCATGCGCCCGGCGCAGTTCCTCGTCCTCGGCGCCGGAGTGGCCGGGCTGCAGGCGATCGCGACCGCCCGCCGCCTCGGCGCCGTCGTCTCGGCGTACGACGTACGCCCCGCGTCCCGCGGGGAGGTGGAGTCGCTGGGCGCCCGGTTCCTCGACATACAGACCTCCCAGGCACCGGAACCGGGCGCCGAACAGACCGGCTATGCAAGGGAGTTGACCGAGGAAGAGCAGCAGGCCCAGCGGGCCGCGCTGAACGAGCACATCGCCCGCTCCGACATCGTCATCACCACCGCCCAAGTGCCCGGCCGCAAACCGCCGTTGCTCGTGACCGCAGAGGTCGTCGGGCGCATGAAGTCCGGCTCGGTCGTCGTCGACCTGGCGGCGAGCGAGTTCGGCGGCAACGTCGAGGGCACCGAGGCAGACAAGACAACCGTCCTCGACAACGGCGTCACCCTGATCGGCGCCGGCCGGCTGCCGTCCGCCATGGCGACCGCCGCGTCCACCGCCTACGCCCGCAACCTCGTCGCCCTCCTGCGCCACCTGGCGCCCGACGGCGAACTCGTCCTCGACCCGACCGACGAGATCACGGCCGCCCTCACGGGCGGAGCGTCACAGACAGGAGGTGCATCCTCATGA
- a CDS encoding zinc-dependent alcohol dehydrogenase — translation MKAAVVTDFGKPLEIQDLPVPEPGPGQVLVKMEASGLCHTDIHAAHGDWPVKPQPPFVPGHEGVGPVQAVGAGVSADLVGKRVAIPWLGSSCGTCRYCVSGWETLCESQVNSGYSVDGCYAEYAVASAGAIVRVPDGVSSFDAAPLTCAGVTTYKAIKVARVTPAERVAVFGVGGLGHLAVQYARLVGGFVTAVDLEPDKLGLAHQLGADLTVNARTHDPVEEIKKAGGADVAVVLAAAPKAFEQAYRSLNRGGRLVMVALPADDAAINVPIFETVLGGISVIGSIVGTRQDLSEVFALHAAGRTRVIAETRRLDQVNDSFDEVLGGRAEARLVFEF, via the coding sequence ATGAAGGCAGCAGTCGTCACCGACTTCGGGAAGCCACTGGAGATCCAGGACCTTCCCGTCCCCGAGCCCGGCCCCGGCCAGGTGCTCGTGAAGATGGAGGCCTCCGGCCTCTGCCACACCGACATCCACGCGGCCCACGGCGACTGGCCGGTCAAGCCGCAGCCGCCGTTCGTCCCCGGCCACGAGGGCGTCGGCCCCGTACAGGCCGTCGGCGCGGGCGTCTCCGCCGACCTGGTCGGCAAGCGGGTCGCGATCCCGTGGCTCGGCTCGTCCTGCGGCACCTGCCGCTACTGCGTCTCCGGCTGGGAGACCCTCTGCGAGAGCCAGGTCAACTCCGGCTACTCCGTGGACGGTTGCTACGCCGAGTACGCCGTCGCCAGTGCCGGTGCCATCGTCCGGGTCCCCGACGGCGTGTCCTCCTTCGACGCGGCGCCGCTGACCTGCGCGGGCGTCACCACGTACAAGGCGATCAAGGTCGCCCGGGTGACCCCGGCCGAACGCGTCGCGGTCTTCGGTGTCGGCGGCCTCGGCCACCTGGCCGTGCAGTACGCGCGCCTCGTCGGCGGGTTCGTCACCGCCGTCGACCTCGAACCCGACAAGCTCGGACTCGCCCACCAGCTCGGCGCCGACCTGACCGTCAACGCCCGTACGCACGACCCGGTCGAGGAGATCAAGAAGGCCGGCGGCGCGGACGTGGCCGTCGTGCTCGCCGCAGCGCCCAAGGCGTTCGAGCAGGCGTACCGGTCGCTCAACCGCGGCGGACGACTCGTCATGGTCGCCCTGCCCGCCGACGACGCCGCGATCAACGTGCCGATCTTCGAAACGGTGCTCGGCGGGATCTCCGTCATCGGCTCCATCGTCGGCACCCGTCAGGACCTGTCCGAGGTGTTCGCGCTGCACGCGGCCGGCCGCACCCGGGTCATCGCCGAAACGCGCCGTCTGGACCAGGTCAACGACTCCTTCGACGAGGTCCTCGGCGGACGGGCCGAAGCACGGCTCGTCTTCGAATTCTGA